One window from the genome of Castellaniella sp. MT123 encodes:
- the ubiA gene encoding 4-hydroxybenzoate octaprenyltransferase produces MRSDDWVARWLPASWGPYARLCRLDRPVGTWLTLLPALAALAQAADGWPTLWRLVIFSLGALLMRGVGCTFNDIFDRNFDHRVERTRFRPLTSGQLTLRAALWFALAQILVTAMLLLAINAYSRWLALVLVPLVVIYPLCKRFTYWPQAVLGMAFNWGMLMAWTDTRDILPWYGLAMWVGAVLWQIGYDAIYAYIDMRDDRMLGLKSVAMRFGDQGKAWIGGMYAATAVLWTVSGWGMGMRWPYYVVMAVIAGHFVWQVRLFDVRYPERGLRLFRSNMQVGVLLIVAALAGTTLYG; encoded by the coding sequence ATGCGGTCCGACGACTGGGTCGCGCGCTGGCTGCCGGCATCGTGGGGGCCTTACGCGCGGCTATGCCGCCTGGATCGTCCGGTCGGCACCTGGTTGACCCTGTTGCCGGCGCTGGCCGCGCTGGCGCAGGCGGCCGACGGCTGGCCCACGCTGTGGCGACTGGTGATCTTTTCCCTGGGCGCATTGCTGATGCGGGGCGTGGGCTGCACCTTCAACGACATCTTCGACCGCAATTTCGATCATCGGGTCGAGCGCACGCGCTTCCGGCCTCTGACCAGCGGCCAATTGACGCTGCGGGCGGCACTGTGGTTCGCGCTGGCGCAAATCCTGGTCACAGCCATGCTGCTGCTGGCGATCAACGCCTACAGCCGCTGGCTGGCGCTGGTTCTGGTGCCGCTGGTGGTCATCTATCCTTTGTGCAAACGCTTTACCTACTGGCCGCAGGCCGTGCTGGGCATGGCCTTCAACTGGGGCATGCTCATGGCCTGGACGGACACGCGCGACATCCTGCCCTGGTATGGCCTGGCCATGTGGGTGGGGGCCGTGCTGTGGCAGATCGGCTACGACGCCATCTACGCCTACATCGACATGCGCGACGACCGCATGCTGGGATTGAAGTCCGTGGCCATGCGCTTTGGCGACCAGGGCAAGGCCTGGATCGGCGGCATGTATGCCGCCACGGCGGTCCTGTGGACAGTGTCCGGATGGGGCATGGGCATGCGCTGGCCGTATTACGTCGTGATGGCCGTCATCGCCGGGCATTTCGTCTGGCAGGTGCGGCTGTTCGACGTACGTTACCCGGAACGCGGCCTGCGGCTGTTCCGCTCGAACATGCAGGTGGGTGTGCTGCTGATCGTGGCGGCGCTGGCCGGGACAACGCTTTACGGCTAG
- a CDS encoding FmdB family zinc ribbon protein encodes MPIYVYRCSHCGHQQDVLQKISDPRLTVCPACGQSTYEKQVTAAGFRLKGSGWYETDFRGGKSGSHSEGVLGSSGSAASSDHGAGSASGGASSAGASGAAAAGPASSGSPVPAATPG; translated from the coding sequence GTGCCGATTTACGTCTATCGTTGCAGCCATTGCGGTCATCAGCAGGATGTGCTGCAGAAAATCTCCGACCCTCGCCTGACCGTGTGTCCGGCCTGCGGGCAGTCCACCTATGAAAAGCAGGTGACGGCGGCGGGTTTCCGCCTGAAGGGCTCGGGTTGGTACGAAACCGATTTCCGGGGCGGTAAGTCCGGCTCGCACTCCGAAGGGGTGCTGGGCTCGTCCGGCTCCGCAGCGTCGTCCGACCATGGGGCGGGTTCCGCCTCCGGCGGTGCTTCTTCCGCCGGGGCATCGGGCGCGGCAGCAGCCGGCCCGGCGTCCTCCGGCAGCCCCGTGCCGGCCGCCACGCCTGGCTGA
- a CDS encoding DUF502 domain-containing protein, whose amino-acid sequence MRFFKRYFITGLLIWLPLVTTIWVLTMLARTLDSLVPSFLSPEALFGVAIPGFELALVLGIILLTGLFFANFIGRAILSRWEALLGRIPLVRSIYNSVKQVGDTVFSPNGQAFRQAILVQYPHQGSWTIGFLTGAPCLEIADLLAGDHISVYVPTTPNPTSGFFLMMPRADVQVLDMSVDTALKYIISMGVVVPPPSISHHSRSHS is encoded by the coding sequence ATGCGATTCTTCAAGCGCTACTTCATCACCGGCCTGCTGATCTGGCTGCCCCTGGTGACCACCATCTGGGTGCTGACGATGCTGGCGCGCACCCTGGATTCCCTGGTGCCGTCGTTCCTCTCGCCAGAAGCCTTGTTCGGGGTGGCCATTCCCGGCTTCGAACTGGCGCTGGTGCTGGGCATCATCCTGCTCACGGGGCTGTTCTTCGCCAACTTCATCGGCCGCGCCATCCTGTCGCGCTGGGAGGCCCTGCTGGGGCGCATCCCATTGGTGCGCTCCATTTATAATTCGGTCAAGCAGGTCGGCGACACGGTGTTCTCCCCCAACGGCCAGGCCTTTCGCCAGGCCATTCTGGTGCAGTATCCGCACCAGGGTTCCTGGACCATCGGGTTCCTGACCGGGGCGCCCTGTCTCGAGATCGCGGATCTGCTGGCGGGCGATCACATCAGCGTCTACGTGCCGACGACACCCAATCCCACGTCGGGGTTCTTCCTGATGATGCCGCGCGCCGACGTCCAGGTGCTCGACATGTCCGTCGACACCGCCCTGAAATACATCATTTCCATGGGGGTGGTGGTGCCGCCCCCATCGATTTCACATCATTCTCGGAGCCATTCTTGA
- a CDS encoding PLP-dependent aminotransferase family protein, whose amino-acid sequence MDTLNSSPITFSGRALQLTSSAIREILKITERPEVISFAGGLPSPEGFPIPELRAAFDRVLATQGATALQYGRTEGYTPLREWVAQDLSRDGMTIDPEEVLIVSGSQQALDMLGKLFIDPGSRVLVEAPSYLGALQSFSLFEPQYQSVPTDAGGLIPEALDAELTQDARFIYVLPNFQNPTGLTLDLQRRQALVERCAALGLPIIEDDPYGELRYAGEPQPSLLELGRPVGATVIRLGTFSKVLAPGMRLGYVVAPRDVISKLVQIKQATDLHTATITQMAVYETVRNGFLRTHLPKVREIYQRQCGYMLDALQRHFPADARWTRPQGGMFIWVTLREGIDTGELLQRAIARNVAFVPGAPFYASAQAPTNRLRLSFVTVPEDRIRTGIQVLGELIGPGH is encoded by the coding sequence ATGGACACGCTGAATTCCTCACCCATCACCTTTTCCGGCCGCGCCCTGCAGCTCACCAGCTCGGCCATCCGTGAAATCCTCAAGATCACCGAACGCCCCGAGGTCATCTCCTTCGCGGGCGGTTTGCCGTCGCCCGAAGGCTTCCCGATTCCCGAACTGCGCGCCGCGTTCGACCGGGTGCTGGCCACACAGGGCGCTACCGCGTTGCAGTATGGCCGCACCGAAGGCTATACCCCCCTGCGCGAATGGGTGGCGCAGGATCTGTCGCGCGACGGCATGACGATCGACCCCGAAGAAGTCCTGATCGTATCCGGTTCGCAGCAGGCCCTGGACATGCTGGGCAAACTGTTCATCGATCCGGGTTCGCGCGTGCTGGTCGAGGCCCCCAGCTACCTGGGCGCGCTGCAGTCGTTTTCGCTCTTCGAGCCGCAATACCAGTCGGTGCCCACGGATGCCGGCGGGCTGATCCCCGAGGCCCTGGACGCGGAACTCACCCAGGATGCGCGCTTCATCTACGTCCTGCCCAATTTCCAGAACCCGACCGGTCTGACGCTGGATCTGCAACGCCGCCAGGCGCTGGTCGAGCGCTGCGCCGCCCTGGGGCTGCCCATCATCGAGGACGACCCTTACGGCGAACTGCGCTACGCGGGCGAGCCGCAGCCCAGCCTGCTGGAACTCGGCCGCCCCGTGGGCGCGACGGTGATCCGCCTGGGCACCTTTTCCAAGGTCCTGGCTCCGGGCATGCGCCTGGGCTACGTGGTCGCGCCGCGCGACGTCATTTCGAAACTGGTCCAGATCAAGCAGGCCACGGATCTGCATACGGCCACCATCACGCAGATGGCGGTCTACGAAACCGTGCGCAACGGCTTTCTGCGCACGCATTTACCCAAGGTCCGCGAGATCTACCAGCGCCAGTGCGGCTACATGCTTGATGCCTTGCAGCGGCATTTTCCCGCCGACGCGCGCTGGACGCGGCCGCAGGGCGGCATGTTCATCTGGGTGACGCTGCGCGAAGGCATCGACACCGGCGAACTGCTGCAGCGGGCCATCGCGCGCAACGTGGCCTTCGTGCCCGGGGCGCCGTTCTATGCCAGCGCGCAGGCGCCGACCAACCGGCTGCGGCTCAGTTTCGTGACGGTCCCCGAGGACCGCATCCGCACGGGCATCCAGGTGCTGGGCGAGCTGATCGGCCCGGGGCACTGA
- a CDS encoding GMC family oxidoreductase N-terminal domain-containing protein — MVGNAPTETALEFDYVIVGAGSAGCLLANRLSQSHRVLLLEAGGTDDWRWIHIPVGYLYCIGNPRTDWCYHTQPDPGLNYRTLGYPRGRVLGGSSSINGMLYLRGQAADYDGWEALGNPGWAWRDVLPLFRDVEDHHAGASEFHGAAGTWRVEPQRLRWDVLDAFRDAAAQAGIEHTDDFNRGDNAGCNYFEVNQRRGVRWNAAKAFLHPVMGRENLRVITGACVERIEFSGRRATGVAFVQDGLRRHAVAHRELILAAGAIGSPQLLQVSGVGPADRLRHLGIPLVHDLPGVGENLQDHLQLRMIFRLQGALTLNTLTHAWWGKAWMGLQYALLRRGPLSMAPSQLGAFARSDPSRPRPNLEYHVQPLSLDKFGDPLHTFPALTASVCNLQPGSRGYVRITSPNVADHPDILCNYLQTPEDRAVAADALRLTRRIMAQPALARYHPQEYLPGDAVRTQEALESAAGDIGTTIFHPVGTCKMGTDPMAVVDPELRVRGIDSLRVIDASIMPVITSGNTNSPTIMIAEKGARLILQRA, encoded by the coding sequence ATGGTCGGCAATGCGCCCACCGAAACCGCATTGGAATTCGATTATGTCATTGTGGGGGCGGGCTCGGCGGGTTGCCTGTTGGCCAACCGTTTGTCGCAGTCGCACCGGGTGCTGCTCCTGGAAGCCGGCGGCACCGACGACTGGCGCTGGATCCACATCCCCGTGGGCTATCTGTACTGCATCGGCAATCCGCGCACCGACTGGTGCTATCACACGCAGCCCGATCCGGGTCTGAACTACCGCACGCTGGGCTATCCGCGCGGGCGGGTGCTGGGCGGGTCGTCGTCCATCAACGGCATGCTGTATCTGCGCGGCCAGGCGGCCGACTACGACGGCTGGGAAGCCCTCGGCAACCCGGGCTGGGCCTGGCGTGACGTGCTGCCGCTGTTTCGCGATGTCGAAGACCACCATGCCGGCGCCAGCGAATTCCATGGGGCCGCGGGCACCTGGCGGGTCGAGCCCCAGCGCCTGCGCTGGGACGTGCTGGATGCCTTTCGCGACGCGGCGGCACAGGCGGGCATCGAACACACCGATGATTTCAACCGGGGCGACAACGCCGGCTGCAACTACTTCGAGGTCAACCAGCGGCGCGGCGTGCGCTGGAATGCCGCCAAGGCCTTCCTGCATCCCGTCATGGGGCGCGAAAATCTGCGGGTGATCACCGGCGCCTGCGTCGAGCGCATCGAATTTTCCGGGCGCCGCGCAACCGGGGTGGCCTTCGTGCAGGACGGCTTGCGCCGGCATGCCGTGGCTCACCGCGAACTGATCCTGGCCGCCGGGGCCATCGGTTCGCCTCAGCTGCTGCAGGTCTCGGGTGTGGGCCCCGCCGACCGGCTGCGCCATCTGGGCATCCCGCTGGTGCACGATCTGCCGGGGGTGGGGGAAAACCTGCAGGATCACCTGCAGCTGCGCATGATCTTTCGCCTGCAGGGGGCGCTGACCTTGAATACGCTGACCCATGCCTGGTGGGGCAAGGCCTGGATGGGGCTGCAGTACGCGCTGCTGCGCCGCGGGCCGCTGTCCATGGCGCCCTCGCAGCTGGGGGCGTTCGCCCGGTCGGATCCGTCGCGCCCGCGCCCCAATCTGGAATACCACGTCCAGCCCCTGTCGCTGGACAAATTCGGCGACCCGCTGCACACCTTTCCCGCCCTGACCGCATCGGTGTGCAATCTGCAACCCGGCAGCCGGGGCTATGTCCGCATCACCTCGCCCAACGTGGCCGATCATCCCGACATCCTGTGCAATTATCTGCAGACGCCCGAAGACCGCGCCGTCGCGGCCGATGCCCTGCGCCTGACCCGGCGCATCATGGCCCAGCCCGCGCTGGCGCGCTATCACCCTCAGGAATACCTGCCCGGGGATGCGGTGCGGACCCAGGAAGCGCTCGAGTCCGCAGCCGGCGATATCGGCACCACGATTTTCCATCCGGTCGGGACATGTAAAATGGGCACCGATCCCATGGCGGTGGTGGACCCGGAACTCCGCGTCCGGGGGATCGACAGCCTGCGGGTGATCGATGCATCGATCATGCCCGTGATCACCTCGGGCAACACCAATTCCCCCACCATCATGATCGCCGAAAAGGGCGCGCGCCTGATTTTGCAGCGTGCCTGA
- the cphA gene encoding cyanophycin synthetase — MEVSRVRALRGPNVWCRQTAIEAIVACSDSECAIDDPDAFETRLRARFPDIDIQRPAGQPGALSLAHVLAGAALSLQAQAGCPVAFCRTAPTPDAGVFQVVIEYVEESVARLAFDLACVLCLAALKDEPFDLAAAVSRLKDLYEDVRLGPSTGSIVHAAVRRGIPYRRLTEGSLVQFGWGRRQRRIQAAETDASSAIGEAIAQDKALTKSLLASAGVSVPRGRVVADAEDAWLAAQEIGGPVVVKPLDGNQGRGVAVNIQGREQVLAAYAVASEHGSSVLVEHYFPGHDFRLLVVGDRLVAAARRDPPQVVGDGAHTIAQLVDLINQDPLRGEGHGTSLTRIRLDETALNTLVSQGYRADSVPAQGVCVVLRNNANLSTGGTATDVTDHVHPELAASAVMAARMVGLDVCGIDLVSGDVYQPLTPETGCIVEVNAAPGLRMHLTPSYGTGRDVGAAIVETLYAPGDDGRIPVAAVTGTNGKTTTVRLLAHLCAAPGVCVGMTNSDGVYIGARRIDTGDCSGPRSARNVLLHPDVDMAVFETARGGILREGLGFDRCDVAVVTNIGIGDHLGMNYIRTVEELAVVKRVIVENLAPTGMAVLNAQDPIVAKMAASCPGRVTYFARDARHPLIDTHRAQGGRVVFVDQGDLVFSEAGAETRIELVRVPLTHGGTLGFQVDNAMAAAAAAWALGVDWVQIQAGLASFVNDAGTVPGRFNVFDYQGATVIADYGHNPDAILALVEAVETMPARRRTVVISGAGDRRDQDIRRQTEILGDAFDTVILYQDQCQRGRADGEVLALLRGGLEAARRANRLEEIHGEFLAIDTALDALEPGDLCLVLIDQVEEALAHIAQRVKSPQVA; from the coding sequence ATGGAAGTCTCCCGAGTGCGGGCCTTGCGCGGGCCGAATGTGTGGTGCCGACAGACGGCGATCGAGGCCATCGTGGCCTGCTCGGACAGCGAGTGCGCGATCGACGACCCGGACGCTTTCGAAACCCGGCTGCGCGCCCGTTTTCCCGATATCGATATTCAGCGGCCGGCGGGGCAGCCGGGTGCTCTTTCGCTGGCGCACGTGCTGGCCGGGGCGGCGCTCAGCCTGCAGGCCCAGGCAGGCTGCCCGGTGGCGTTCTGCCGCACCGCGCCGACACCGGACGCCGGGGTTTTCCAGGTCGTGATCGAATACGTCGAGGAAAGCGTTGCGCGCCTGGCGTTCGATCTGGCCTGCGTGTTGTGCCTGGCGGCTCTGAAGGACGAGCCTTTCGATCTGGCGGCGGCGGTTTCGCGCCTGAAGGATCTGTACGAGGACGTGCGTCTGGGGCCCAGCACCGGATCGATCGTTCATGCGGCGGTGCGCCGGGGCATTCCCTACCGCCGGCTGACCGAGGGCAGCCTGGTGCAGTTCGGCTGGGGCCGTCGCCAGCGCCGCATCCAGGCGGCGGAAACCGACGCCAGCAGCGCGATCGGCGAAGCCATCGCTCAGGACAAGGCGCTGACGAAATCCCTGTTGGCGTCAGCCGGGGTGTCAGTGCCTCGGGGTCGTGTGGTCGCCGATGCGGAGGACGCCTGGCTGGCCGCCCAGGAGATCGGCGGGCCGGTGGTGGTCAAACCGCTCGATGGCAACCAGGGCCGGGGGGTCGCCGTCAATATCCAGGGGCGCGAGCAGGTGCTGGCCGCCTACGCCGTGGCGAGCGAACACGGTTCTAGCGTCCTCGTCGAACACTACTTTCCCGGGCATGATTTCCGGCTGCTGGTGGTGGGCGACCGGTTGGTGGCGGCCGCGCGCCGCGACCCGCCCCAGGTGGTGGGCGACGGCGCGCATACCATTGCCCAACTGGTGGATCTGATCAATCAGGATCCTCTGCGTGGCGAAGGCCATGGCACGTCGCTGACGCGCATCCGCCTGGATGAAACGGCGCTCAACACCCTGGTCAGCCAGGGGTATCGGGCCGATTCGGTGCCGGCCCAGGGGGTGTGCGTGGTGCTGCGCAACAACGCCAATCTCAGTACTGGCGGGACGGCGACCGACGTCACCGATCACGTCCACCCGGAACTGGCCGCCAGCGCCGTCATGGCCGCGCGCATGGTGGGGCTGGATGTCTGCGGCATCGATCTGGTCAGCGGCGATGTTTATCAGCCGCTCACCCCGGAAACAGGCTGCATCGTCGAGGTCAATGCCGCGCCCGGTCTGCGCATGCACCTGACGCCGTCCTACGGAACGGGGCGCGACGTGGGCGCCGCCATTGTCGAGACGCTGTACGCGCCTGGGGACGACGGGCGGATTCCGGTCGCCGCAGTCACGGGCACCAACGGCAAGACCACCACGGTGCGCCTGCTGGCCCATCTGTGCGCGGCGCCAGGCGTGTGCGTGGGCATGACGAATTCCGATGGCGTCTACATCGGCGCACGACGCATCGATACGGGCGATTGCAGCGGGCCGCGCAGCGCGCGCAACGTGCTGCTGCATCCGGATGTGGACATGGCGGTCTTCGAGACGGCGCGCGGCGGCATCCTGCGCGAAGGCCTGGGGTTCGACCGCTGCGACGTCGCGGTGGTCACGAACATCGGGATCGGCGACCACCTGGGCATGAATTACATCCGCACGGTCGAGGAACTCGCCGTCGTCAAACGCGTCATCGTGGAGAACCTGGCGCCCACCGGCATGGCGGTGCTCAACGCCCAGGATCCGATCGTGGCGAAAATGGCCGCCAGCTGCCCCGGCCGGGTGACCTATTTCGCCCGGGATGCCCGGCATCCGCTGATCGATACGCACCGCGCCCAGGGTGGCCGGGTGGTCTTCGTCGATCAGGGGGACCTGGTGTTTTCCGAGGCCGGCGCCGAAACGCGCATTGAACTGGTGCGCGTGCCGCTGACGCACGGGGGCACGCTGGGCTTCCAGGTGGACAACGCCATGGCGGCGGCGGCCGCCGCCTGGGCGCTGGGGGTGGATTGGGTGCAGATCCAGGCCGGCCTGGCGTCGTTCGTCAACGATGCGGGCACCGTGCCGGGTCGTTTCAACGTGTTCGACTATCAGGGCGCGACGGTGATTGCCGACTATGGCCACAATCCGGATGCGATCCTGGCGCTGGTCGAAGCTGTCGAAACGATGCCCGCGCGGCGCCGCACCGTGGTCATCAGCGGGGCGGGCGACCGGCGCGACCAGGACATCCGCCGCCAGACCGAGATCCTGGGCGACGCGTTCGATACCGTCATTCTGTATCAGGACCAGTGCCAGCGCGGCCGCGCCGACGGCGAAGTGCTGGCGCTGCTGCGCGGCGGCCTGGAGGCTGCGCGCCGTGCCAATCGCCTGGAGGAGATCCATGGCGAGTTCCTGGCCATCGATACGGCGCTCGATGCGCTGGAACCGGGCGACCTGTGTCTGGTGCTGATCGATCAGGTCGAGGAAGCGCTGGCGCACATCGCGCAGCGGGTGAAATCGCCCCAGGTGGCGTAA
- a CDS encoding putative Na+/H+ antiporter, translating to MVSHTEVVASLLFAIAIIHTFSVPVFARLAHRGGRHAGLWHLLSEVEAVFGVWACVLFVWMALTLGVKGAVDYLDTRNFTEPAFVFVIMVVAASRPIIELVRLVVDGLARVLPVSCELSRFFVIMTLVPLAGSLITEPAAMTLAALLLRQAYFRRPGQDGFKYLTVGVLFVNVSIGGVLTAYAAPPVLMVAQTFGWDTAFMATHFGWRAAAAVLFNGLILTLICRPFLLDGSLGVRPDDSNARAPVPLMVMAVHVLFLLGIVLASHHIKIFLALLVLFIGYAQAYKTHQSPLLLREGLMVGFFLAGLVVLGGLQQWWLQGLLAGLSPFVLYLGATALTAVTDNAALTYLGSLVEGTGDLWRYMLVAGAVTGGGLTVIANAPNPAGFSILKGCFGDGTISPLKLLGAAAVPTLVAAIMFLLPNSFS from the coding sequence ATGGTCAGTCACACCGAGGTCGTGGCCAGCTTGTTGTTTGCCATCGCCATCATTCACACGTTCTCCGTGCCGGTTTTCGCGCGTCTGGCGCATCGGGGCGGACGCCATGCCGGCTTATGGCATCTGCTCTCCGAGGTCGAGGCGGTATTCGGCGTCTGGGCCTGCGTGCTGTTCGTCTGGATGGCCCTGACGCTGGGGGTGAAGGGCGCGGTTGACTACCTGGATACCCGCAACTTCACCGAGCCCGCCTTCGTGTTCGTGATCATGGTGGTGGCCGCCAGCCGTCCCATCATCGAACTCGTGCGCCTGGTGGTCGATGGTCTGGCGCGTGTGCTGCCGGTGTCGTGCGAACTGTCGCGCTTTTTTGTCATCATGACGCTGGTACCGCTGGCAGGGTCGCTGATCACAGAGCCCGCCGCCATGACGCTGGCCGCGCTACTGCTGCGTCAGGCCTATTTCCGCCGCCCGGGCCAGGACGGCTTCAAATATTTGACGGTCGGGGTGCTTTTCGTCAACGTGTCCATCGGCGGCGTGCTGACGGCCTATGCGGCGCCGCCTGTGCTGATGGTCGCGCAGACCTTCGGCTGGGACACCGCCTTCATGGCCACGCATTTCGGCTGGCGTGCTGCCGCCGCCGTGCTGTTCAACGGCCTGATCCTGACCCTGATCTGCCGGCCCTTCCTGCTCGATGGCAGCCTGGGCGTGCGCCCTGATGACAGCAACGCCCGCGCGCCGGTGCCGCTCATGGTCATGGCCGTCCATGTCCTGTTCCTGCTGGGGATCGTGCTGGCCTCGCATCACATCAAGATCTTCCTCGCGCTGCTGGTGCTGTTCATCGGCTACGCACAGGCCTACAAGACCCACCAGTCGCCCCTGCTGCTGCGCGAAGGCCTGATGGTGGGGTTCTTCCTGGCAGGTCTGGTGGTCCTGGGCGGGCTGCAGCAGTGGTGGCTGCAAGGCCTGCTGGCCGGGTTGTCGCCCTTCGTCCTGTACCTGGGCGCCACCGCGCTGACGGCGGTCACCGACAATGCGGCGCTGACCTATCTGGGTTCCCTGGTCGAAGGTACCGGTGATCTGTGGCGCTACATGCTGGTGGCCGGGGCCGTGACCGGGGGCGGCCTGACGGTCATCGCCAATGCACCCAATCCGGCGGGGTTCTCCATCCTCAAGGGCTGTTTTGGCGACGGCACGATCTCGCCCCTGAAGCTGCTGGGGGCCGCGGCGGTGCCGACCCTGGTGGCGGCCATCATGTTCCTGCTGCCCAATTCTTTCAGCTGA
- the aspS gene encoding aspartate--tRNA ligase, protein MNRTCYTGEVSKAHLDQTVTLFGWVHRRRDHGGVIFIDLRDRAGLAQVVVDPDNQGAFATAERIRNEYCVRITGLVRRRPEGTRNPDLTSGEIEILCREIEILNASLTPPFQLDDDNLSETTRLTHRVLDLRRPQMQRNLMMRYRVSMVARNYLDALGFIDIETPMLTRSTPEGARDYLVPSRVNPGEFFALPQSPQLFKQMLMVSGFDRYYQITKCFRDEDLRADRQPEFTQIDCETSFLNEVEIREIFEGMVREVYRQVLDVALPEFPVMSWAEAMRRYGSDKPDLRVKLEFTDVADLMRAVDFKVFAGPANDPACRVVALRVPGGASMPRSEIDAYTQFVGIYGARGLAYIKVNDAAAIPEGLQSPIVKNIHADALRALIERTGACNGDLIFFGADRTKVVNDAIGALRVKIGLSEFGRDNGLFEAGWQPLWVVDFPMFEYDEGEDRYMAAHHPFTCPKAGHEDLLESDPGSALARAYDMVMNGWEIGGGSERIHRADVQTKVFKALKIDEDEAAEKFGFLLDALQYGAPPHGGLAFGLDRLVTLMAGAESIRDVIAFPKTQRAQDLLVHAPSPVDEKQLRELHIRLRQTEAK, encoded by the coding sequence TTGAACCGTACCTGCTATACCGGCGAGGTGTCCAAAGCCCACCTCGACCAGACCGTCACCCTGTTCGGCTGGGTCCATCGCCGCCGCGACCACGGCGGTGTGATCTTCATCGATCTGCGCGACCGCGCGGGCCTGGCCCAGGTGGTGGTGGATCCCGACAATCAGGGGGCGTTCGCCACGGCCGAGCGCATCCGCAACGAATATTGTGTGCGGATCACCGGTCTGGTTCGGCGGCGCCCGGAAGGCACGCGAAATCCCGACCTGACGTCGGGCGAAATCGAGATCCTGTGCCGCGAAATCGAGATCCTGAATGCGTCCCTGACGCCGCCGTTCCAGCTCGACGACGACAATCTGTCCGAAACCACCCGCCTGACGCACCGCGTGCTGGACCTGCGCCGCCCGCAGATGCAGCGCAACCTGATGATGCGCTACCGGGTGTCGATGGTGGCGCGCAATTACCTGGATGCCCTGGGTTTCATCGACATCGAAACGCCGATGCTGACGCGCAGCACGCCCGAGGGCGCGCGCGATTACCTGGTGCCGTCCCGCGTGAATCCGGGTGAATTCTTCGCCTTGCCGCAGTCGCCGCAGTTGTTCAAGCAGATGCTGATGGTGTCGGGGTTCGATCGCTACTATCAGATCACGAAATGCTTTCGCGACGAAGACCTGCGCGCCGACCGCCAGCCGGAATTCACGCAGATCGATTGCGAGACCTCCTTCCTGAACGAAGTCGAGATCCGCGAAATTTTCGAAGGCATGGTGCGCGAGGTCTATCGCCAGGTGCTGGACGTGGCCCTGCCGGAATTCCCCGTCATGAGCTGGGCCGAAGCCATGCGCCGCTATGGTTCCGACAAGCCCGACCTGCGCGTGAAACTGGAATTCACCGATGTGGCCGACCTGATGCGCGCGGTGGACTTCAAAGTCTTCGCCGGCCCGGCCAACGATCCGGCCTGCCGGGTGGTCGCCCTGCGCGTGCCCGGCGGCGCCAGCATGCCGCGCAGCGAGATCGACGCCTACACGCAGTTCGTGGGCATCTACGGCGCGCGCGGCCTGGCCTACATCAAGGTCAACGACGCCGCCGCCATCCCCGAAGGCCTGCAGTCGCCCATCGTCAAGAACATCCATGCCGATGCGCTGCGCGCCCTGATCGAACGCACTGGCGCGTGCAACGGCGACCTGATCTTCTTTGGCGCCGACCGCACAAAGGTCGTCAATGACGCCATCGGCGCGCTGCGTGTGAAAATCGGCCTCAGCGAATTCGGCCGCGACAATGGCCTGTTCGAGGCCGGCTGGCAGCCGCTGTGGGTGGTCGATTTCCCGATGTTCGAATACGACGAGGGCGAGGACCGCTACATGGCGGCGCACCACCCCTTCACCTGCCCCAAGGCTGGCCACGAAGATCTGCTGGAATCCGATCCCGGCAGCGCGCTGGCCCGGGCCTATGATATGGTTATGAACGGCTGGGAGATCGGCGGCGGTTCGGAACGTATCCACCGCGCCGATGTGCAGACCAAGGTCTTCAAAGCCCTGAAAATCGACGAGGACGAAGCCGCCGAAAAATTCGGCTTCCTGCTGGACGCGCTGCAATATGGCGCGCCGCCGCATGGTGGCCTGGCATTCGGTCTGGACCGGCTGGTGACCCTGATGGCGGGCGCGGAATCCATTCGCGACGTGATCGCCTTCCCGAAAACCCAGCGTGCGCAGGATTTGCTGGTGCACGCGCCGTCGCCGGTGGACGAAAAGCAGCTGCGCGAACTGCATATCCGCCTGCGCCAGACCGAGGCGAAATAA